The following coding sequences lie in one Arachis ipaensis cultivar K30076 chromosome B05, Araip1.1, whole genome shotgun sequence genomic window:
- the LOC107643113 gene encoding protein NETWORKED 4B isoform X1 translates to MVKHRLRDSMKSLFKSYIDPEKEAQLKGAKGEIQDKVKRILKLIKDEHLEEDDAPLELSKKESLVKLIEDFHIQYQSLYAKYDNLTDELRKKIIGKKGKESFSSSSDSDSDYSSMDKDSKNGQLENEFQKTINGMKQELQTAQREVAELNQKLTMTSEEKQDLMKKLESTENESSSKIANLSSQINNLLAEMGKLHAQKTETEEEMNKATAQMMVLTTQVDNLQRDLLLLQKEKEEMILHCERAAKSFLMLEDERNGFATKALDLNRALEEREDAYEKLNEEYMQVDNWYKECKAKLEAAEKKIQVMTEEFHEDIGSKDQMIADLEQTTEDLKRDLEEKGDEINTLHENISILEVKLRMSNQKLRVADQLLSEKEEGFRKAEEKFHNDQRSLEERIAKLSATIAIQEDAYQEIVFGIKESVNSVMTGTENIVWKFEDECKNYENYISNMSHELHIARNYVREMNKEKVQLKEKINHLEEQLQDKKKQELDLRQMVKKLDEKAREEELAKKNLRTNVVQLENTIGELQKLVKEKDQGMLQLAEEKREAIRQLCLGIDYHRSRYKTLMDVVSRTRRG, encoded by the exons ATGGTGAAACATCGGTTGAGAGATTCTATGAAATCTTTATTTAAAAGCTACATCGACCCTGAAAAGGAAGCGCAGCTGAAAGGAGCTAAAGGAG AAATTCAAGACAAGGTGAAAAGAATATTGAAACTTATTAAAGATGAACATCTTGAAGAGGATGATGCTCCATTAGAACTTTCTAAGAAGGAATCACTTGTTAAATTGATAGAGGATTTCCACATTCAATACCAATCACTCTATGCAAAGTATGATAATCTAACAGATGAGTTGAGGAAAAAGATCATTggcaagaaaggaaaggagagttTTTCTTCCAGCTCAGACTCGGATTCTGATTATTCTTCAATGGACAAAGACAGCAAAAATGGACAACTGGAAAATGAATTTCAAAAGACAATTAATGGCATGAAGCAAGAACTTCAAACAGCACAGAGGGAAGTTGCGGAATTAAATCAGAAGTTGACAATGACAAGTGAAGAGAAACAGGATCTAATGAAGAAACTTGAAAGTACTGAGAATGAGTCGTCTTCTAAAATAGCAAATTTATCATCTCAAATAAACAATCTGCTGGCCGAAATGGGTAAACTACATGCTCAGAAAACTGAAACTGAGGAAGAGATGAACAAAGCTACAGCACAAATGATGGTGCTCACTACCCAAGTTGACAACCTGCAAAGAGACTTACTATTGTTgcagaaagagaaagaagaaatgaTACTCCACTGTGAAAGAGCTGCAAAAAGTTTTTTAATGTTAGAGGATGAGAGAAATGGGTTTGCAACCAAAGCTTTGGATCTTAACAGAGCATTGGAAGAACGAGAAGATGCATATGAGAAGTTAAATGAAGAGTATATGCAAGTAGATAATTGGTATAAGGAATGCAAGGCGAAACTAGAAGCTGCAGAGAAGAAGATCCAAGTAATGACAGAAGAATTTCATGAAGACATTGGCTCAAAGGACCAGATGATAGCAGATTTGGAACAAACAACAGAAGACTTGAAAAGAGACCTTGAAGAGAAAGGAGATGAAATTAATACTTTACATGAGAATATTAGCATCCTTGAGGTTAAGCTTCGTATGTCAAACCAAAAGCTCCGGGTTGCTGATCAATTGCTAAGTGAGAAAGAGGAGGGCTTCAGGAAAGCAGAAGAGAAGTTCCATAACGATCAGAGATCACTTGAAGAGAGGATTGCCAAATTGTCAGCAACTATTGCTATTCAGGAGGATGCTTATCAGGAAATTGTGTTTGGCATTAAAGAAAGTGTGAACAGTGTGATGACTGGAACCGAAAATATTGTGTGGAAATTTGAGGATGAGTGTAAAAATTATGAGAACTATATCTCAAACATGTCACATGAGCTTCACATTGCAAGGAACTATGTCAGGGAGATGAACAAGGAAAAAGTGCAACTGAAGGAGAAAATAAACCATTTGGAGGAGCAACTACAGGATAAAAAGAAGCAGGAGTTGGATTTGAGGCAGATGGTGAAGAAGTTAGATGAAAAGGCAAGAGAGGAGGAACTAGCGAAGAAGAATCTAAGGACAAATGTAGTTCAACTTGAGAACACTATTGGAGAGCTACAAAAATTGGTGAAAGAGAAAGACCAAGGTATGTTGCAGTTGGCTGAGGAGAAGAGGGAGGCCATTAGGCAGCTGTGTCTGGGAATCGATTATCATCGCAGTCGTTATAAGACTCTCATGGACGTTGTATCAAGGACTCGCAGAGGCTAG
- the LOC107643113 gene encoding protein NETWORKED 4B isoform X2, protein MVKHRLRDSMKSLFKSYIDPEKEAQLKGAKGEIQDKVKRILKLIKDEHLEEDDAPLELSKKESLVKLIEDFHIQYQSLYAKYDNLTDELRKKIIGKKGKESFSSSSDSDSDYSSMDKDSKNGQLENEFQKTINGMKQELQTAQREVAELNQKLTMTSEEKQDLMKKLESTENESSSKIANLSSQINNLLAEMGKLHAQKTETEEEMNKATAQMMVLTTQVDNLQRDLLLLQKEKEEREDAYEKLNEEYMQVDNWYKECKAKLEAAEKKIQVMTEEFHEDIGSKDQMIADLEQTTEDLKRDLEEKGDEINTLHENISILEVKLRMSNQKLRVADQLLSEKEEGFRKAEEKFHNDQRSLEERIAKLSATIAIQEDAYQEIVFGIKESVNSVMTGTENIVWKFEDECKNYENYISNMSHELHIARNYVREMNKEKVQLKEKINHLEEQLQDKKKQELDLRQMVKKLDEKAREEELAKKNLRTNVVQLENTIGELQKLVKEKDQGMLQLAEEKREAIRQLCLGIDYHRSRYKTLMDVVSRTRRG, encoded by the exons ATGGTGAAACATCGGTTGAGAGATTCTATGAAATCTTTATTTAAAAGCTACATCGACCCTGAAAAGGAAGCGCAGCTGAAAGGAGCTAAAGGAG AAATTCAAGACAAGGTGAAAAGAATATTGAAACTTATTAAAGATGAACATCTTGAAGAGGATGATGCTCCATTAGAACTTTCTAAGAAGGAATCACTTGTTAAATTGATAGAGGATTTCCACATTCAATACCAATCACTCTATGCAAAGTATGATAATCTAACAGATGAGTTGAGGAAAAAGATCATTggcaagaaaggaaaggagagttTTTCTTCCAGCTCAGACTCGGATTCTGATTATTCTTCAATGGACAAAGACAGCAAAAATGGACAACTGGAAAATGAATTTCAAAAGACAATTAATGGCATGAAGCAAGAACTTCAAACAGCACAGAGGGAAGTTGCGGAATTAAATCAGAAGTTGACAATGACAAGTGAAGAGAAACAGGATCTAATGAAGAAACTTGAAAGTACTGAGAATGAGTCGTCTTCTAAAATAGCAAATTTATCATCTCAAATAAACAATCTGCTGGCCGAAATGGGTAAACTACATGCTCAGAAAACTGAAACTGAGGAAGAGATGAACAAAGCTACAGCACAAATGATGGTGCTCACTACCCAAGTTGACAACCTGCAAAGAGACTTACTATTGTTgcagaaagagaaagaagaa CGAGAAGATGCATATGAGAAGTTAAATGAAGAGTATATGCAAGTAGATAATTGGTATAAGGAATGCAAGGCGAAACTAGAAGCTGCAGAGAAGAAGATCCAAGTAATGACAGAAGAATTTCATGAAGACATTGGCTCAAAGGACCAGATGATAGCAGATTTGGAACAAACAACAGAAGACTTGAAAAGAGACCTTGAAGAGAAAGGAGATGAAATTAATACTTTACATGAGAATATTAGCATCCTTGAGGTTAAGCTTCGTATGTCAAACCAAAAGCTCCGGGTTGCTGATCAATTGCTAAGTGAGAAAGAGGAGGGCTTCAGGAAAGCAGAAGAGAAGTTCCATAACGATCAGAGATCACTTGAAGAGAGGATTGCCAAATTGTCAGCAACTATTGCTATTCAGGAGGATGCTTATCAGGAAATTGTGTTTGGCATTAAAGAAAGTGTGAACAGTGTGATGACTGGAACCGAAAATATTGTGTGGAAATTTGAGGATGAGTGTAAAAATTATGAGAACTATATCTCAAACATGTCACATGAGCTTCACATTGCAAGGAACTATGTCAGGGAGATGAACAAGGAAAAAGTGCAACTGAAGGAGAAAATAAACCATTTGGAGGAGCAACTACAGGATAAAAAGAAGCAGGAGTTGGATTTGAGGCAGATGGTGAAGAAGTTAGATGAAAAGGCAAGAGAGGAGGAACTAGCGAAGAAGAATCTAAGGACAAATGTAGTTCAACTTGAGAACACTATTGGAGAGCTACAAAAATTGGTGAAAGAGAAAGACCAAGGTATGTTGCAGTTGGCTGAGGAGAAGAGGGAGGCCATTAGGCAGCTGTGTCTGGGAATCGATTATCATCGCAGTCGTTATAAGACTCTCATGGACGTTGTATCAAGGACTCGCAGAGGCTAG
- the LOC110271932 gene encoding uncharacterized protein LOC110271932, producing MDNDRAVRKVMESQGKQIKGLLELAAENCKVIAMLWEDYAARRKGEATVADVDIKKKRAVVCSSARRGNVTNASYTKQRTTKKVDQPTREVEAVIRNAESILSNIRGEAKDLVKSSKCSAEGKKHARMSKVVSRKGTSRQPLKVVKRKLDYWLGDDAVGGLGPNQIQQEVLKSLGHVDVMAPGFVEICDLLLWLDLSFYPPTGMNLSTLELVVVAYIFAPDLDKK from the exons ATGGACAACGATCGAGCTGTGCGGAAAGTCATGGAGTCTCAAGGAAAGCAGATAAAAGGATTGTTGGAGCTTGCGGCAGAGAACTGCAAAGTAATCGCCATGTTGTGGGAAGACTACGCGGCGAGGCGCAAAGGAGAAGCCACGGTTGCTGATGTTGACATAAAGAAGAAACGTGCTGTGGTTTGTTCAAGTGCACGAAGGGGTAATGTTACTAATGCGAGTTACACCAAACAGAGGACGACAAAAAAAGTTGATCAGCCAACTAGAGAGGTGGAAGCTGTTATTAGAAATGCTGAATCCATTTTAAGTAACATCAGAGGGGAGGCGAAAGACCTTGTGAAGTCAAGTAAATGCTCGGCAGAAGGAAAAAAGCATGCCAGAATGTCCAAGGTTGTGTCCAGGAAGGGGACATCAAGGCAACCTTTGAAGGTGGTTAAG CGAAAACTTGATTACTGGTTAGGGGACGATGCTGTGGGTGGTTTGGGCCcaaaccaaatccaacaagaaGTCTTGAAGTCACTTGGACATGTTGATGTCATGGCGCCGGGTTTCGTTGAGATATGTGACCTGTTGCTGTGGCTAGATCTTTCCTTCTATCCACCTACCGGAATGAACTTGTCGACTTTAGAGTTGGTGGTCGTGGCTTATATCTTCGCGCCTGATCTAGATAAGAAGTAA